Proteins encoded within one genomic window of Candidatus Poribacteria bacterium:
- a CDS encoding pyridoxal-phosphate dependent enzyme, whose protein sequence is MAFGGNKVREFEYSVAPAVEGRYDVLLHGAASQSNQSRLTAAVAARLGLKAVMVGRKDAHAEPVNGNLLLSHLFGAEVNLVETAEEREAVLERLESEGRRVYNTSSDGYYLRSVSYVDGFLELWDQLQGRNIQPDALYVCSGV, encoded by the coding sequence ATGGCATTTGGCGGAAATAAAGTCCGAGAGTTCGAGTATTCCGTTGCGCCCGCGGTGGAGGGCAGATACGATGTCCTGCTACACGGTGCCGCGTCCCAGTCCAATCAGTCGCGGTTGACGGCGGCGGTTGCGGCGCGATTGGGGTTGAAAGCGGTTATGGTAGGCAGGAAGGACGCTCACGCCGAGCCAGTGAACGGAAACTTGCTGCTGAGCCACCTATTTGGGGCGGAGGTTAATCTCGTGGAGACCGCTGAGGAGAGGGAGGCGGTCCTTGAACGCTTAGAATCGGAAGGTCGTCGGGTATACAACACCAGCAGCGATGGATACTACCTGAGAAGCGTATCTTATGTGGATGGATTCCTCGAACTATGGGATCAACTTCAAGGACGAAACATCCAGCCCGACGCGCTGTATGTCTGCTCAGGGGTACA
- a CDS encoding pyridoxal-phosphate dependent enzyme, protein QDNAESNTNLAKVANEVSQILDLDLDFSAADFESYGEYAGDAYGVVTPGSKEAVILAAQTEALVLDPVYTGKTFGGMIDHIRQGQFTTDQTVVFVHTGGTPALFAYGDEILGELK, encoded by the coding sequence CAAGACAACGCAGAATCAAACACCAATCTTGCAAAGGTCGCCAACGAAGTATCTCAGATACTCGATCTGGATCTGGATTTTTCAGCGGCTGATTTTGAGAGTTACGGGGAATACGCCGGCGACGCCTACGGCGTGGTGACACCCGGCAGCAAAGAAGCGGTCATCTTGGCTGCACAAACAGAGGCACTGGTGCTAGACCCAGTTTACACAGGAAAGACATTTGGGGGAATGATCGACCACATCCGACAGGGACAGTTTACGACGGATCAAACGGTTGTCTTCGTACACACCGGTGGGACACCTGCCCTGTTTGCTTATGGAGATGAGATCTTAGGAGAGTTAAAATAA
- a CDS encoding MTH1187 family thiamine-binding protein, whose translation MNVIADLCVVPIGVGVSVSKYVAECERILKDAGLKTKLHAYGTNIEGDWDVVFAAIKECHQVIHEMGAPRISTTLKFGTRTDRAQTMDDKINSVVHQMTDG comes from the coding sequence ATGAATGTTATCGCAGATCTATGCGTCGTCCCAATAGGCGTTGGTGTGTCAGTTTCCAAGTATGTTGCTGAGTGCGAGCGTATCCTCAAGGACGCGGGATTGAAGACCAAGCTACACGCCTACGGTACCAATATCGAAGGAGATTGGGATGTAGTTTTCGCTGCAATTAAAGAGTGTCATCAGGTCATCCATGAGATGGGTGCCCCTCGGATCAGCACAACGCTCAAGTTTGGCACACGCACTGACCGCGCACAGACAATGGACGACAAGATAAACAGCGTTGTCCATCAAATGACAGACGGATAG